The window NNNNNNNNNNNNNNNNNNNNNNNNNNNNNNNNNNNNNNNNNNNNNNNNNNNNNNNNNNNNNNNNNNNNNNNNNNNNNNNNNNNNNNNNNNNNNNNNNNNNNNNNNNNNNNNNNNNNNNNNNNNNNNNNNNNNNNNNNNNNNNNNNNNNNNNNNNNNNNNNNNNNNNNNNNNNNNNNNNNNNNNNNNNNNNNNNNNNNNNNNNNNNNNNNNNNNNNNNNNNNNNNNNNNNNNNNNNNNNNNNNNNNNNNNNNNNNNNNNNNNNNNNNNNNNNNNNNNNNNNNNNNNNNNNNNNNNNNNNNNNNNNNNNNNNNNNNNNNNNNNNNNNNNNNNNNNNNNNNNNNNNNNNNNNNNNNNNNNNNNNNNNNNNNNNNNNNNNNNNNNNNNNNNNNNNNNNNNNNNNNNNNNNNNNNNNNNNNNNNNNNNNNNNNNNNNNNNNNNNNNNNNNNNNNNNNNNNNNNNNNNNNNNNNNNNNNNNNNNNNNNNNNNNNNNNNNNNNNNNNNNNNNNNNNNNNNNNNNNNNNNNNNNNNNNNNNNNNNNNNNNNNNNNNNNNNNNNNNNNNNNNNNNNNNNNNNNNNNNNNNNNNNNNNNNNNNNNNNNNNNNNNNNNNNNNNNNNNNNNNNNNNNNNNNNNNNNNNNNNNNNNNNNNNNNNNNNNNNNNNNNNNNNNNNNNNNNNNNNNNNNNNNNNNNNNNNNNNNNNNNNNNNNNNNNNNNNNNNNNNNNNNNNNNNNNNNNNNNNNNNNNNNNNNNNNNNNNNNNNNNNNNNNNNNNNNNNNNNNNNNNNNNNNNNNNNNNNNNNNNNNNNNNNNNNNNNNNNNNNNNNNNNNTCTACTACTTTATGTAGATGACATTATCCTCACAGAAAACTTAGTCACCACCCttcaaactttgattcaaagCTTAGGAGGCAAATTTGTAATGAAAGATCTCAGGGAATCACACTACTTTCTTGGGATTCATGCTTCATGCAATTCCAATGGGCTACATCTCTCACAAACTAAGTACATCTCGGAtctccttcaaaagactaatatGGACGGTGCAAAGCCATCATACTCTCCTGCATCCTCTGGATCCAAGTTATCTGCTTATGATTGTGATCCTCTTGAAGATGCAACCCTTTACCGGAGTACTGTTGAAGCACTACAGTACTTTGCACTCACGAGACCTGTGATATCACATACTCCGTGAATCAAGTGTGCCAGCACATGCATTCTCCAAGAACTTCACACTGGATTGCTGTCAAATGGATATTATGTTATTTAAAGGGTACGATAATCATGGATTATATATTATTAAAGGGCCATTAACCCTCATTGCTTATGCCAATTGGGCTGGGGATGTTGATAATCGTTGGTCAATTACAGGTTTTCGTATCTACTTGGGCCATAATTTAATTTCATGGGCTGCCAAAAAACAACCAGTCGTATCAAGATCCAACACTGCATTTGAATATCGTGCACTTGTTGTGACCGTTGCTAAATTATCTTGAGTCTGCAGTTTACTTAAAGATCTTCACATCTTCATTCGAGATGTTCCAACACtatggtgtgacaacattggcGCAACAAGCCTTGCAGCCAATCCCGTGTTTCACGCAAGAACGAAACACATACATTGAGGTTGATTATCATTTCATCCGAGACCAAGTTACAAGAAGGGATATGAAGGTTCATTATATCTCTACCCAAGATCAGATTGCAGATTTGTTCACCAAGGGATTGACAACCCCAAGATTCAAAAAATTGTGAGACAAACTAACTGTGATAGAATGCCCCATTAGTTTGAGGGGAAATGTTAGCCACGTCAAGTCTGGAGAAGATAAGGTCTCTTCTTGTTGACCAAATCTTATATGAGTTGGTTCTTATCCTGTCACGGTGTACATTCCTTattagttgttgttgtatatatgGTTTTCTTATTAAGGAAATCTGTTAGCTTGCATCAAAGAGAAATCATCTCAATCTCTATCTATAAATCCACACTCATACGTGAATGAAATCACAGTCTTAACCACTAAAATTTTAAGTCTTTCAGTAGGCAATGTTGCTCCAACGGAGAGATCCACACATTTTCAGAGTTTTGTTATCAAATACTGAcctattataaaaatatttggCTTTGAGGATCTGGAGCCATAGGCTCTGTTCATTGGTGATCATTCTCCATCCTAACTTTAGAAGAAGAGACTTGTTCTGGTTTTCGGAATCTCTTATTCCCAATCCACTCTGTGACTTTGGTGTATAGATTTTATGCCAACCAATGAGGTGAAGGTTGTTTGCTTTATCCTTATCACCATTTCAAAAATGGATATAAATGGAATCTAGCTTCATGCGTATCATCTTAGGTAAAGCAAAGCAAGACATTAGATACGAAGGTATTGAGGACAGGGTTGATTGAAGAAGCACCTTTATACCAACGTAGGAAAGGAGGTTGGCTTTCCAAAGACCAAGTTTCTTATTGACTCTATTGATGACACCCCTAAAGGTAGATTTATTCCTATGATGAAATAGGCCAGTGCCAGTGTAGGAGGCATCCTTATTCATTTCGTTGATGCCAAGGGTTCTGCAAAGTTGGTCCTTGGTTTCAATGCTTAAATTTGCACTAAAATCGAAACCACTCTTATCAAAATTTATTGTTAACTCATAAAGGTCCGAGAATAGGTCAAGGATACATCTTATAGCAAAGAGTTCTTCATGTTTTGCTCGACAAAAGATGAAAGTATCATCTCCAAAGAATAAGTGTGTGATTTTTGGTGCATGCCTTGCGACCTTGATCCTTAAAAGGTTCTAGTCCCTATAGGTAGCCAATAGTCTAGAGGTCTTCCATGAccacaataaataaaaaaagggctTAAAAGGCAGCCCTGGAGAATTCCCCTAGTAAAGGAGAAATTATTGAGAGCTGAGCCATTTACCTTAACATAGAAGGAGGGTGTGCTGATAATATAGTTGATTAGATCATCCCATCTattctcaaaacccaaaatataaaaaatggcTCTTAAAAAACCCCATTCAACTTTATCATAGGCCTTGGTCATGTCCAGCTTGATCGCCACAAAACCAGACTTCCCTTTTTTCCATCTAAGGTAGTGGAAGATCTCTTGGGCAATCATAATATTATCAGTAATTTTTCTTCTAGGAACAAATGCAGCTTGGCACGAAGATATAAACTTTTTGAGATGGAATTTCAGTCTATTGGCTAAAATTTTTGCCACGAACTTGTATGAGACATTGCATAAGCTGATAGGCTGAAAATCCCCAACACGGCATGCATTGTCACATTTAGGGATAAGACAGATAGGGGTGTGGTTGAAACCATGGGGTAAAGaaccaaaatgaaaaatattagaAACGAATTTACAAATATCAAGACCCACGAAATCCCAAAAGTTTTGAAAGAATACGGCCTGGAATCCATCTGGGCCTGGGGATTTGAAGGGGCTGATGGAGAACacaacattttttatttcagtgtAAAAGGGGATATCAGAGAGTTGAGCTAGATCAAAGTTTTCCAAGGAGGGAAGAGACAATCGATGAAGGAGGGTTCAAAGGGATTGGAAGTGGTGAAAAGATTACATAGAAAGGATGCAAACTCATTGGTAATGGCTCCAGGTGACATAATTTCTCCAGTATCCAACATAACACACTCAAGTATTCTCTTATGGGTGTTGACTTTAGAGATGGTATGATAGAATTTGGTGTTTCTATCACAATCCATAATGTAAGATTGTCTAGACTTCTAGAGTCAAAAATAGTTCCTTAGCCTTCAAGATCCAGTAGTTATTGTTAGAGATTTTTGCCTGTTCATTAGGGAGGAGGGACATGTATTTTCAAGGGTGAGGAATTTGGAGAGAAAATTGGATTTGAGGTGTTCAATATGACCAAACACCTCCTAATTCCATTTAGTTAACAATCTTCTAAGAGAGGCAAGTTTGGTTCTAAGGCCATCCGACCCCATAGTAGACCATTTTTCAgaacaaaaataatagaattcaGGGTGAGTGGACTAGGCATGTTGGTAGTGGAACACCTTTTTAAATTTAGCTCCTGAAGGAGAGGTATTGAGAATGATCAAGTTGTGATCAGAACCATAAGAGGATAGTTTGGTTACACATGCAGATGGACACAAGGTGAGACAATTAAGGTTAATATAAGCCCTGTCCAAACATTCTTTAAGTAAATTGggtgatttttttcctattggtCCAAGTGAAGGGGTTACCCTGTGGAAGCATTTCAATGAGGTTGTTTGCAGAGATGATGTGCTCTAAATGAGAGGAGGAACTCCTTAAAGCATTTTCCACCAAATTTATGAGATTGTGATAAAATTTCATTAAAGTCACCTATGATGAGAAAAGGTAATTTAATAAACTTAATCGTGCATTCTTATTCCGCCCATCAATCCATATGGGTATGGGATGACGAGGGCCTATAAGCAGATCATAATCCAAGGAGAAGGGATATCTATTGtcggcccaaaaaaaaaaaaaaaatccataggaAAAGATGGATATGGGAAAATGATTCTTCACTAAAAGCCAGAGCCCACCTTTCCTACCAACAAGCCCACTACTATTCATGAAGTGGGAAGTAATGTAATTCTTTGTTATTCAAAATGGCTTAAAGGCTGTATGGTCTTttatttagggcccgtttgataacgtttctgtcgtttctgtttcaagaaatggcagaaacataaatttctgtttctagaaacagaaacNNNNNNNNNNNNNNNNNNNNaatttctgttgtttctggaaacagaaacggcagaaacgcgtttcttgaaacgttatcaaacgagcccttaTTTTCACAGAAGAAAGCTATCTCAAGTTTGATACCCTTGAGATGGGTTGAGAGGCAGTTTTTAGCGGTTGAGGAGTGAAGTCCTCTAACATTCAATACAAGATGCTCATACTTctggaaatgaaagaaaactagTCACGAAATAGgagcaagtagaaataaaaGTAAATCTGGCTATGATAGAGATGAAGTAGAAAGATAATGCAGTAGATAAGGGAACCGATATATCACAATTTAAAAAGCATAAATAGAAGAGAAAGTACCTAGGAACAAATTGCCTACTCCAATAATGTTTCTCAAGCATGTACATGGAAATAAAGAtgctaaaaaaatataaaaaaagtagATAGGTAAATGGAAAACGGGTGGAAAGAACATAATATTGTTACCCAGTTCCGTCAAGTCCCCTGCTTCCTGTCCTTGTGACAATCCACCAATGCGATAGTACTTCTGATTAATGGCATCATCTTAGTGAATGTCATGATCAACAATGACGTCCCTCCCTCTAAATTTCTCAAGgatttggttgagaagggtttgGGAGTCAAAATTATGGTTCAGGCATCATAAATGAGATGGCATATGGTGGCAGTGGCTGGTATGTGTTGGTTGTTGGACGGTGTGGACCTCAGAATCGCATAAGGAGTCTAGAACTCAGAACCGCCTCATCAAATTGGTACTGTGTTGGTTGTTGGATCATATGGGTTAAAGATATATTGGATTCTTCGAACaatttttactttgatgacattcAGAGGTGGAATATCAAAGTGGTTTGGTGGCATTAGTGTTACACGGTGTGTAGGACTATGGTTGGCTGAGGCTGGGGAAGGTGATCTAGTGAGTAGTGACTCAGATGCAAATTGCTTCAGTGGTTTCTTGGAGATTTTCGAATCGAGAGCGTAAAGACCCAGTTGTAGAAGAAACTTGTCACGCCATCAAGGGATACAGGAGTACACAGAACTTTTAGCTTCTACAGAAACTAATTTAACGAAGAAGCAACTAAAATTGGTGCAGCAGATGAAGACCGTCCCTTTTGGATTCCATAGAGACACCAGACGATCCCTTAAGTCTTCTTTGGAAGGAAAAGGAGTACTGACAACGATTCCCACCAAGGATACAGAGGAGAGTTACATGGTTTTAAGGAAAGATCGTCCCCAACATCGATAGAGGGTGAGttccaaaatattttcatgGCAGTTGGGATCATGTTCCAATAGCGAGTGGCTGAGGCCATAGAGGGACCAGAAGAGTGAAAATGGGATGAATCGCCAGCAAATCAAGGAGAAGGGAGTGttttggttagggttttagAAGGGGAATAAGGAGGGGAGTCACATTTTATAGGGGAGGCAATACCACGGTCAGACATCTAGTCTATAGAGTTTTCAAGACAAAAGGTAATGGCTTAGAGAAGAGGAGACTGTCAGTGAATATTTGAGGTGGGAAAGTGCCAGAACAAAGTAGAGAGGtggaagaagaatagaaaaaagaataggTGTTAGAATCGGAATATAAACATTGGGGTAAAAGGGGAAATCGGAAACAAGCTAGGATTATAGTAGGGACTAGGGAAGACAGTGATTGAGAGAATAAAGCTCATCGGGCCATTCTTGTTGATCCAAGGATGGTGATCTAGGAACCTTCTCAGAACCGAATCTGTAGTGAAGAGATTACAGAGGGTTTGGTAAAGAATATAGAGTAACCTAGTAAGGAGATTACAGAGGGTTTAgtgaagaaaaacagaggattattttccgaaTAAGTGTAGCATGCGCAACAACTAACTAGAGTGTGGGAGTCATCACTAATAGGAGAGTGTGTTGGAAACGGAAGAGGAAAGCCATCCTCTGCAACGATACTACCACTCCTTACTGCTTTCTCGAGATTTTTTATTGCCCTTTTGGATCAAATGGTAAAGGAAGCATCCCCTCACCCTTGTTGTGCCAGAGAGAAGCCGGATCCATCCGAACTCCCCAACACCTATAAAACCAGTGATAACTCACACACCCCTACTTTTCCAATCCCTCAATACGACATACCTCAGCTGCTCCTCTCCCTCTAGCACTCTCGGGTATCTCGTTGAACCATACAAATGGAAGCACAATGGGCACACCCACAACACTGTCATCCACCTTCACCTTTGTATGTAATAGCCTAGCCCATTCCCTATTAGTACCATTTCCTATGTTTAGCCTACCGATGTTAACCCTCAAACCAACTTCCAAAACTGACATCATAATGGATTGAGTGACACAATATGCAGGAAATTTAAGGTTAAGAGGTACCTTGAACATATCAAACAGATTGAGAAGtaacaagaagaagagcaaTTTTTTTAATGCTGACCCCTGTGAAGGCTAGAGAAGCACAGCCTCTCGGGCAGAAATGGAGTTGGCCAATTGGAACCATAGGGGATTGGGGAGGCCTCTCACAGTTTGTGCATTGGTCCACCTTTCTAAAAAGGAACGGTTAGATGTTATTTTCCTTATGGAAACGAGAAATTCTACAATGAAAGTGGAAAAGATCACTAGAAAAATTGATAGGAATTGTTCTTTCTCTGTGGCGCCAATTggaattttaataaaaatcatggTTGAGTCGAACTTATTCGTCTTCTTCAATCATGTATTGTGGTGGTCTCTATCAAAGCATTAGCAACTGTTGAATACGTTCTTCACTTAACTTCTTACTTTGTAGATTGTTCTGTTTTTTGTATGTTTTAAGGGAAGCAAACCACATAATTGGCTCCTTAGATAGGAATGCCATGTCAATTTCGTGTAAGATAATTTTGCTTCGATCCACTCATTGACTTCATAGCTGTCTATATCCAAAGTTTTACACTAAACTCATttgaataaatattttttaattagaaaaaaaataataataatgcttGAAGAGACATTAATTTATGAATTGTTTGACAAGGATGGGAAGAAAAGACATGCATTAGAGGTGGCATTAAAGCATGGTGGATAAGGACGAGGATAGGGATGAGAGTGGATCAGGCTCTCATACAGGACTGATccacacacatggaatccacaCAAGGAAAAGTTGGATGGTGAATGTCATCTGTGTGGatattcttgtacaagaaccTAATCCATACTCGACAAGGAGCTTCAAGAAATttactgaggctcctagagaagtacaacccttgttaaggaagtttgagaggctATTCCCAAAGAAAGTACCTAATGATACCACCTATGCATGACATCCAATGCACCATTGATATAGTTCCAGTATCCCCTCTGCCAAACTTACTCTATTACCgtatgaatcccaaagaacacgctGAACTTAAACGTCTAGTACATGAATTCTacaaaagggattcattagggagagCCTTAGTCCATGTGCGGTACCTACCTTGCTCACACAAAAAAGGATTGCACTTGACgaatgtgtgttgatagtaaaACCATGATGGAAGTATACTATTAGGGAGATGAGGTTATTGGGAAAGAGGGGTAATTTGGGGTTTATGAAATATTGAAGTGGGGGTGGAACTTGTAGGAgagaatcagaaaaaaaaaaaagttcagaaTAAGGGACTTTTTAAGTAAATATAGGGTGAGGAATAGGGGAATGATAGTAATTACTCCTAGTTCTAATCTATATGGCAGTCGAGTGTTCACTTTCCCTCTGCTACTCCTCTGTCCTCTTTTTCCTCCtcctgtgtcttcttcttctctctttctttcgtTTCTGTGAGTTCTCTTGCACTGAGATTATCGTTCCTACAGATTTGAAGCTCTGCAGAaatcaacaagaagaagaatcaactGAAGAGCAGAGACATGTCTGAAACCCAGGATATGCGGTGACAGCTTCGAAAGGCTCTGGTTCGTTCGCTTCGTTAGTAGTGGTTGTGGACTTTGTCGTAGCCAGTGGCTATAGACACGTTTTGTGCTTCCCTTCCTATCTAAAGGATCAAAACTAATGCCGATAGCTCTAGCCCAACCCCCTGAATCATTACATTTTGTGTTTGTGTGTCTTATCtgtttttgtgattttggaaCAATGGATGCATATTTGAGTTAACAGATTCGATCTGTCTTCAAACCAGTGAAGCTTTGGTCTCTGTTTGGTATAGTGAAGTGGGTTGAACCTGAGACTTCTTTTCATGTTCTTGATTTGTATTGACAATGTAAAACTTGTTTGCagggaaagaggaggagaagaagaagaagaatagatatAAAGTTAGGAGGAGATGGAAGTGAAATCTGAACCTCTAGAAGTGGAAGTGAAATCTAAACCTCTAGAACTGTCGGAAAGCAAGTAAAGGATGGAAGATCCTGAGGATCAAATGACTATAGCCCAGTTCTCTAAAACTCGGCAACAACTCCCTCCTCCAGTATCAAATCCTTCCTTCATACGCTTTCTTCTTCACCACTtactgtttttcatttttcattttcttaagtGTATGTATGCTCTGTTTTCAAGTGTTCTTTCTCCCCTGTTCTGTTTAGCACACTCTAAAGCGGAAGCGAAATGCATGGAGGAAGAGAAATCCAAATCTGCTTCGGTTCTGGAATTCATCACCTCCACTTTCTTCTCCTAATCATAATCAGGTGATTGTTTGCTAAAATTTGACAGTTCATagattcttcctcttcttcctgtGTGTACATGTGTCTTGTGAACCTATGACCCACTCCACCCATACCCATCCATATGCTGATCCCCGATGAGGCATttcatcattttaatttttatcacTGGCCATTACTATGTTTAAGTTTTTCCTGGAAGAATTATTCATTTCGTGCCTATGCATTTGATACTTTGAATAGGTAGTTCCTGATCAGGGAGAGAAGAATAGAAGGTCTGTGAGTGTTTCTGATACACCATTTAACCTTTCTCGGGTTGTATAATTTGACCATAGTGGGGTTTCAATTTCCTTTTATTCTATGCTGAATATGCCTGTAATTTATTTAGTAGGAGAAGGATGTATTGGAGCAGTGTTGGAGCTAACTCATGTTCAATGAAGCAAGCTAAGGAACTTCAAAAGAAATTAGTACCAGAGAAAATGCCTACTTGCGTGAAATTTATGTGTCCAACCTATGTCGGCAGTTATTTTTGGATGGTGAGCACCAAAAACTCATATCTGGAATTACAATTTATTTCTTGCTTGTTTAACTGGAAGCAATACTTTCTGTTGACAGAGACTTCCACTTGATTTCTGCAAATTGAACTTACCGAAAGAAGATTGTGTCATTAcattggtagatgaaaattgtGAAGAGTACGAAACGAAATACATCCCTGGAAGAGCGGTACTAAGTGGTGGATGGAGGGCATTCTCTGTTGCACACAAATTGGTTCCAAAAGATACAGTTCTGTTCCAACTTATCAAGGCTACTAAACTCAAGGTGATGGATTGGTCCAAACAATCATATTTTGCATACATGTCCTGTAACTTTGAAATTGAATTATTTTAGCGGacttgctccattgcgacctagtggtcatgggttcaCGGAATAGCCTCTCTACGAATCAGGGGTGTAAgactgcgtacattatgaccctcagACCCAACAATAGTGGGAGCCTCACGCACTGGATACACCTTTAGAGTTTTTTATGGTTCTGGTGATCATGTTTATATTATGTTCTTAATCATCCTAAATCTTATAGAGTTTACTAGTTCAGCCAACTCTCAATGCAATTATTTAACCAATCCACTATGATAGGAAAATATCAATTCTGACATTGCTTGCTCTTTTATGCAGGTGTacattttaagggaaaaagttGCTAAAAAGGTCATTCTTAATACGAGCAGTGATGGATCTAACTCACATTCAATGAAGCAAGCGAAGGAACTTCGAAAGAAATTAGCACTAGAGAAAATGCCTTTGAGCAGTGATGCAGCTAACTCACATTCAATGAAGCAAGCTAAGGAACTTCGAAAGAAATTAGCACTAGAGGAAATGCCTACTTGCATGAAATTTATCCGTCCAAGCCATGTCAGTGGTTGTTTTTGGCTGGTGAGCCCCAAACAAACTCATATCTGGAATGTACAATTTATTTCTTGCTGGTTAACTGGAAGTAATACTTTCTGTTGACAGAGACTTCCAGTTGATTTCTGCAAATTGAACTTACCGAAAGAAGATTGTATCATTACATTGGTAGATGAACGTGGTGAAGAGTACGAAATGAAATACGTCGCTGAAAGAGTAGGAATTGGTGGTGGATGGAGGGCATTCTCTGTTGCACACAAATTGGTTCCGAAAGATACAGTTCTGTTCCAACTTATCAAGGCAACTAAATTCAAGGTGATAGATTGGTCCAGAACAATCATATTATCCATACATGTCCTGTAACTTTCAAATTGGATTATTTTAGCGGacttgctccattgcgacctagtggtcatgggttcaCGTAATAGCCTCTCCACGAAGCAGGGGTATGACTGCATATATTATGATCCCCCTCAGACCCTGCAATGGCTGGAGCCTAGTGCACTAGGTACACCTTTAGAGTTTTTGATGGTTCTGGTGATCATGTTTATATTATATTCTTAATTTAACTTCCTAAATCTTAGAGTTGACCAGGACAGCTAACTCTACTCTGGATATCtggaagagattttctctcaaTGCGTTTATTTATCCAATCCACTATGCTAGGGAAAATATCAAGTCTGATATTACAAGCTTTTTTATGCAGGTGTACATTCTAAGGGAAAATGTTGCTAAAAAGGAAACTCTTACTGGTAACTCAGTTGGCCTCTTGATATTTCAGAATTTTCTGCCTACTCAATTGAATTGAGTTGTTGCAATGATCTTTGTTTGTGCCTTTTAGGCTAGTTTTGGAAGgcgaggcaagaaaaaaaaaaaaaaaagggaaatgaatGCTCCCTGGTCACGTGGCCCCTGTGCCCAGCCACAGGGCAGTGAAATGATTCCCCCACCCCTATGAAACCCCCAAAAGCCAACCCCTGTTTATGCCCATGTGCACTCCCTCATTGGCTCTCGCATTGGTGGAGGGACCACGCAACCAGGGAGCATTCTTTTcctctaaaaaaagaaaagccaaTAGAAATGATGAGTTtaggtttctctcttttcttcaaaattttc is drawn from Macadamia integrifolia cultivar HAES 741 chromosome 7, SCU_Mint_v3, whole genome shotgun sequence and contains these coding sequences:
- the LOC122085213 gene encoding uncharacterized protein LOC122085213 isoform X2, with amino-acid sequence MEDPEDQMTIAQFSKTRQQLPPPHTLKRKRNAWRKRNPNLLRFWNSSPPLSSPNHNQVVPDQGEKNRRRRMYWSSVGANSCSMKQAKELQKKLVPEKMPTCVKFMCPTYVGSYFWMRLPLDFCKLNLPKEDCVITLVDENCEEYETKYIPGRAVLSGGWRAFSVAHKLVPKDTVLFQLIKATKLKVYILREKVAKKVILNTSSDGSNSHSMKQAKELRKKLALEKMPLSSDAANSHSMKQAKELRKKLALEEMPTCMKFIRPSHVSGCFWLRLPVDFCKLNLPKEDCIITLVDERGEEYEMKYVAERVGIGGGWRAFSVAHKLVPKDTVLFQLIKATKFKVYILRENVAKKETLTEEDNVDEGASHHLSDLQKKNQNAIPPGSTYNPGPPAGEQFENES
- the LOC122085213 gene encoding uncharacterized protein LOC122085213 isoform X1; this encodes MEDPEDQMTIAQFSKTRQQLPPPHTLKRKRNAWRKRNPNLLRFWNSSPPLSSPNHNQVVPDQGEKNRSRRRMYWSSVGANSCSMKQAKELQKKLVPEKMPTCVKFMCPTYVGSYFWMRLPLDFCKLNLPKEDCVITLVDENCEEYETKYIPGRAVLSGGWRAFSVAHKLVPKDTVLFQLIKATKLKVYILREKVAKKVILNTSSDGSNSHSMKQAKELRKKLALEKMPLSSDAANSHSMKQAKELRKKLALEEMPTCMKFIRPSHVSGCFWLRLPVDFCKLNLPKEDCIITLVDERGEEYEMKYVAERVGIGGGWRAFSVAHKLVPKDTVLFQLIKATKFKVYILRENVAKKETLTEEDNVDEGASHHLSDLQKKNQNAIPPGSTYNPGPPAGEQFENES